TTCTTTACATCTTCCTTTGGTGATTTAGTCACAACAGCTCCGAGCCTTTACTGAATAGTTCCTGGCATGAACTTTCTCAAGTCTGCGGTGGCTTCGGCCATTGCCCAGGGACCTCCCTTTCCGTACACGTTTGGCGACAAGGTCGATATCGACGAGTCGATATGGACTCTGTACAACGGCACCAAGCGTGTAAGTCTTGTAGCCCTCGACTTTAGTTGCCGGTTTGCTAATTGTATCTCTGCAGGAGGACGGGTCAAACTGTAGCATCTTCTCTTtcgacatcaccaacaaccgaTCCCGACTTCCCCTAGCCAAGAACgccctcaagaagcttcGAACCCTGCGACACCCTGGAGTTATCAAAGTGCTGGATGCCGTCGAGGTATACACGGGATGGATATACGAATGCGCTGAGCATGTTGCGCTGACGGTGCCTTCTAGACCGAGACGTACATCTACATTGCGACCGAGCGAGTGGTGCCCTTGCGATGGCATGTGAAAAGAAAGAGCTTGAGCCCGGAGACGATAAAATGGGGACTTCACAGCATTACGGTGCGCTTCTCGGTCAATATCAGCATATTCGGAGGCTAACTGTGCTGCAGCGCACTGTCAAGTTCATCAACGAAGACGCCTCCTCTATTCACGGTAGCCTCAAGGTCGGATCGGTCTATACTTCGGAAAGCGGCGAGTGGAAGTTGGGTGGCTTCGATGTTTTGAGCAGCGTCAAGGATGACGAATCTATCATATACGTAAGGATCTTGCGTCTTGCGACGAGGTTCGAAGCTGACGAGTCCAACAGACATACGGTAGTGTGGTACCGGACTCTGGACGATATGCGCCCCCCGAACTTGCCAGGGGCGGCTGGGacgtcatcaagaagaacccTCACACAGCAGTGGATTCATTCAATCTCGGCACATTGATCTTTGAGGTCTTCAATGGCGACTACAACGGTGCCGACCAAGCCGGCCAGACCAAGGGCATCCCTCCGTCACTTCACTCTAGCTATAAGCGCCTCTGCAACGCAAACCCCAAGGCCCGAATCACCGTAGGAGCCTTTCTCGACCAGGGAAACAGAACAGGGTCTTTCTTTGATAGCTCCCTCATCAAGCTGACGGATGGCATTGACAACCTCGACATCAAGACCCCTGACGAGCGGGAAGAGTTCTTGGCGTAAGTCACGGAAACCATGATCTACTGAAATTTACTAACATTTTGCGCAGTGGACTGGACGAACTGAGTGATGATTTCCCTGAAGAGTtcttcaagctcaaggtgATGCCCGAGCTCATGAAGTCGGCCGAGTTTGGCGGAGGTGGCCAGAGAGCAGTCTCTGTGGTCTTGAAGATTGCAGCCAAGCTTTCCAAGGAGGACTTTGACACCAAGATTACGCCTTTCATCATTCGTCTCTTTGGAAACCCCGATCGAGCCATCAGAGTCTGTCTTCTGGATAACCTTCCCTTGATGATTGATCATCTATCGCAGAAGGTTGTCAACGACAAGATCTTCCCACAACTGGTATGGTAACCCCCTTTCGCATCGACGGATTTGGCTGACATCTCCAAGATTACTGGCTTCACTGATGTGACACCTGTTGTGCGAGAGCAGACGCTCAAGTCCGtactcgtcatcatcaccaagctcTCTGACCGCACCATCAATGGCGATTTGCTCAAGCAACTCGCGAGAACAGCAAACGACGAGCAACCAGGAATCCGAACGAATACGACCATCTGCTTGGGTAAGATTGCCAAGCATCTCGGAACCTCATCGCGGTCAAAGGTTCTCATTGCTGCCTTCACAAGATCACTCAGAGATCCCTTTGTCCATGCCAGAAATGCCGCTCTGATGGCTTTGGGGGCTACGTCTGAGTACTTTACCGAGGAAGACAGCGCGTGCAGGATTCTTCCTGTCGTGTCCCCTCTATTGATagacaaggagaagattgTCCGTGATGCGGCGGTTCGCACTATGGACGTCTATGTccagaagatcaagaaggcgGTGGTCTCTATGCCCGAAAGCgttctccctcctccacagGCCGCCGATGCTTCAGCACCTCGCATGAGTACACCCCAACCTCACGAAAACGCCGCAGGAGGCTGGGCAGGATGGGCTATCTCATCGTTTACCAACAAAATCTCTGCTGCGGCAGGAGAAATTCACGCGGAATCCGACTCGAGAGCAGCTTCTCCTAGGCCATCGCCCTCACCTGGACCCGAATCCAAGAAACCGGCCACCACAACAGCGTCGACGTTGCATCGTCAAGCTGTCAAGTCACCCCCGGCGACCCTGTCACGAAACTCGTCTGCCACAGCCAGTGTAGTGGCCGACTCGTTCCTCCATGCTGatgagggcgatgatggcggtGACTCCTGGGGCGACATGAATGACGACTTTGACAGCTTCGACACATCGGCTGAGCAGTCATCAAAGAAGACAGCGACGGCAACAGCATCCGCTGCCCCCTTTGACGATGGCGAACCTGACTTTGCAGGATGGCTGGCCGCTCAATCCAACAAGAAGGCTGGCCATCACAAGCCCCTCCCTAAGGGCCTATCCAAGACCACGACGGCCAAGAAGCCTCTAGCCAAGCCAGCCGCAAAGCCACTCGGAGCAAAGAAGATTGACATGAAGCCGAAAGCgacagatgatgatgacggctGGGGCGACGGCTGGTAAAGGACTTGAAAGAACTGGAGAATCGATTAATGCGTAGAttgccagccttgaccaTATTGTTATTCATCTTTGGCGCTGGAGGAAAACTCAGGATACCATCCCAAGGTTTTGCATTGGCATGTTGATAGAGGGGAACTTTATATAATCAGTATTGAATGCACATATAATGAATGAATTGGGAAAATTTGAGCACAAAATCAGGCCTTTTCCTTATAGCTACCGATTTGTAACTGACATGGACGTTTAGAGTGTCGTTTGTGGTGGCTACCTAGTGTTGTCCCGCTCACCGAAGCCTCACCTCGGTGAGTACATTACCCCGCTAGTCCCAATCCACTCCTCACCTTGATTTTTTCTTCAACCACCCAAAAAACAACCACCAAAACCATCCTCAATCTCTCCcaccctcaccaccaccaaccaaccaagTTTTCCGAAATGGCCCAAGGCACaatcaagaagctcggccGGGCAACACCGGCCAAGGTGACACACTCGAAGCGCCAGGCGTCCAAGGTGGCCAAGCCGAAAAAGACAAAGGCCAGCGTCGACAAGACGCACAAGAAGTTTACGAGCGGCATGACGGCGCGCACCGAGGCGCTCCTCGGGGAGAGGGCTGGGCATCTGGAGCTCATCGGgcaggggaagaagaagaagggggatAAGAAGACGACGCAGAAGGGAGGGTCCAAGAAGTTTGGTTAGATTTTGGGGAACGACTTTGCTTTTCGAATATCGACGGTTTTAATTTTATGCGACAATCTTGGGGAGGAATACTCTCTCGACCGATACCCCTTTAATACGCACCACCGGAATACACAGCGACTCGTCATATACTACTTCAGCCTACAATCCTCAGCAATTCTCAATATCAAactccttgccctcggcCACATGCATCAGGATAGAAGTCACCACCTTGAAATCCCTCTCAACATCCACCATCCAATTCGACACGGCCACTCTGACCGCCTTCTCGCCCCTCCAGCTCGTCCCGCTCACGTACATCTGCCTCGTCCCGTTGATCTTCTCGACCAGCTCGCTGTTGAGCTTTGGATCCTTGGCGCGGAACAGCACGATCATGAATACCTCGTCCAGACCGGCCCCGTCATCTGGTAGCAGCTCGTAATGCTCCGAGTCCCGAAGGAAGGCGGCAATTCGACGGGAGAGGGCCACCATGTTGGCTAGGAGACTCGCCATGCCGGGACGGCCCTCGCTGAGGAGGACGGCATACGCAGGGAGCGCGCGGAAGCGGCGCGAGTTCTCGAGGCCGATGTTTAGCGGAGACGGGATGGTCGACTGTCCTCCAGAGGAGAGGTATGCGGCGTTGGGGTTTGTAAAGACGGACTGGAGGATGTCCGGTGTTCGAGTGAGGAACATGCCGCAGTCATAAGGCTGTCAATAGGTCGAGTCAGAAACGAGCACTAGGTTCTGGGATT
This region of Fusarium falciforme chromosome 5, complete sequence genomic DNA includes:
- a CDS encoding Protein kinase domain-containing protein; amino-acid sequence: MNFLKSAVASAIAQGPPFPYTFGDKVDIDESIWTLYNGTKREDGSNCSIFSFDITNNRSRLPLAKNALKKLRTLRHPGVIKVLDAVETETYIYIATERVVPLRWHVKRKSLSPETIKWGLHSITRTVKFINEDASSIHGSLKVGSVYTSESGEWKLGGFDVLSSVKDDESIIYTYGSVVPDSGRYAPPELARGGWDVIKKNPHTAVDSFNLGTLIFEVFNGDYNGADQAGQTKGIPPSLHSSYKRLCNANPKARITVGAFLDQGNRTGSFFDSSLIKLTDGIDNLDIKTPDEREEFLAGLDELSDDFPEEFFKLKVMPELMKSAEFGGGGQRAVSVVLKIAAKLSKEDFDTKITPFIIRLFGNPDRAIRVCLLDNLPLMIDHLSQKVVNDKIFPQLITGFTDVTPVVREQTLKSVLVIITKLSDRTINGDLLKQLARTANDEQPGIRTNTTICLGKIAKHLGTSSRSKVLIAAFTRSLRDPFVHARNAALMALGATSEYFTEEDSACRILPVVSPLLIDKEKIVRDAAVRTMDVYVQKIKKAVVSMPESVLPPPQAADASAPRMSTPQPHENAAGGWAGWAISSFTNKISAAAGEIHAESDSRAASPRPSPSPGPESKKPATTTASTLHRQAVKSPPATLSRNSSATASVVADSFLHADEGDDGGDSWGDMNDDFDSFDTSAEQSSKKTATATASAAPFDDGEPDFAGWLAAQSNKKAGHHKPLPKGLSKTTTAKKPLAKPAAKPLGAKKIDMKPKATDDDDGWGDGW